A part of Treponema sp. Marseille-Q3903 genomic DNA contains:
- a CDS encoding response regulator, with protein MFNILVTDDEQIVIDSLSFIINKNFSDKAKIFTALSGTETIETVMKENIDILFIDINMPGLSGLETVDVITKLKPNIVFIILSAFDRFQYAQEAINLGAYKYITKPVNRNVVIETIRGAMDLVQKKKGKMSADIELHKKLDLVSPMIENDFIYACIFNNDKTTDISSYLEYFNLSDNKWVFACLEFPNINSDNQYNTYLKIHELLNTEHRCLVSSFMMNRIAVYFPLFSQTPDYEDVQAQFNKIYSTLSYTISAGIRCGVSQINSDITLLQSSYNEALSALNKTEFSGGIAFSGIENKSRIQDSSFEYSANQNSTEEFKNQIINKLKLADANGVKSFLELFSSELIFSKLPADKIKNSFFEIIVTANNSTKEIAKNFASSNFENAFSVLSNENDLNMIKEFTQKFLSECIETISEAKSFDSNPIIKKVCEIIDSKLSEDISLEQMACTVGVSSFYLSKLFKEEKGVTYINFISDKRLEKSRQMLAETDLSIKEITGEVGYNDQNYFSRIFKNKYGLSPKEYRKVRQD; from the coding sequence ATGTTTAATATTTTAGTTACGGACGACGAGCAGATAGTAATAGATTCTCTTTCATTCATCATCAATAAAAACTTTTCTGATAAAGCAAAAATTTTCACGGCGCTTTCAGGGACAGAAACAATTGAGACTGTGATGAAAGAAAACATCGATATTCTGTTCATAGATATCAACATGCCGGGGCTGAGCGGATTAGAAACTGTAGACGTAATCACAAAGTTAAAGCCGAACATCGTGTTTATAATTTTAAGCGCTTTTGACCGCTTTCAATATGCGCAAGAAGCTATCAACCTTGGAGCATACAAATACATCACAAAACCTGTAAACCGCAATGTCGTAATCGAGACAATCCGTGGAGCAATGGATTTAGTTCAAAAAAAGAAAGGCAAGATGAGCGCTGATATTGAGCTCCATAAAAAACTCGACCTTGTTTCGCCGATGATCGAAAACGACTTTATATACGCTTGCATATTCAACAACGACAAAACGACAGATATTTCTTCATATCTTGAATATTTTAATCTTTCAGATAACAAGTGGGTGTTTGCATGTTTAGAATTTCCAAATATAAACTCAGACAACCAATACAACACTTATTTAAAAATTCATGAGCTTTTAAATACAGAGCACCGCTGTCTTGTCAGTTCCTTTATGATGAACAGAATCGCCGTCTACTTTCCTCTTTTTTCGCAGACTCCTGATTATGAAGATGTGCAAGCTCAGTTTAATAAAATCTATTCAACTCTGAGTTATACAATTTCGGCTGGAATTCGCTGCGGAGTAAGCCAAATCAACTCCGACATAACGCTGCTGCAATCATCGTACAACGAAGCGCTTTCAGCATTGAACAAAACAGAGTTTTCCGGCGGCATCGCTTTTTCGGGCATAGAAAATAAAAGCCGGATTCAAGATTCATCATTTGAATACAGTGCTAATCAAAACAGCACTGAAGAATTCAAAAATCAGATAATAAACAAACTCAAGCTTGCCGACGCAAACGGAGTAAAATCTTTTCTTGAACTTTTTTCAAGCGAGCTGATTTTCTCAAAACTGCCTGCCGATAAAATCAAAAACTCTTTTTTTGAAATAATTGTGACGGCAAACAATTCAACAAAAGAAATTGCAAAAAACTTTGCCAGCAGCAACTTTGAAAACGCATTCTCTGTTTTAAGCAACGAAAACGATTTAAACATGATAAAAGAGTTTACACAAAAATTTTTATCTGAATGCATAGAAACAATTTCCGAAGCAAAATCTTTTGACAGCAATCCAATAATAAAAAAAGTCTGCGAAATAATAGATTCAAAGCTTTCAGAAGATATCTCACTTGAACAGATGGCATGCACTGTCGGCGTAAGCTCATTTTATTTGAGTAAACTTTTTAAAGAAGAAAAAGGCGTAACGTATATCAACTTTATTTCCGATAAGCGGCTCGAAAAATCACGGCAGATGCTAGCAGAAACAGATTTGTCTATAAAGGAGATAACGGGAGAAGTCGGCTACAACGACCAAAATTATTTCAGCAGAATATTCAAAAATAAATATGGGCTTTCACCAAAAGAATACAGAAAAGTAAGGCAGGATTAA
- a CDS encoding sugar ABC transporter substrate-binding protein, which produces MKFKNLFVNFFCLLTLFIISSLLNISCNKKNQKITEKTDSTSTHKITIGFSIDTLALERWQRDLDIFINKVRELGAETIVQNAGNSIEEQNRQLLYLLERNVDVIVVLPKDADSITDSIQKIKNKGIPVISYDRLTLNADIDLYITIDSEKVGELMGIGLMKIVKGNTWYCILGPKEDYNTTLIKDGITKVLRGTPVTISHIYYTEGWNYDLSYKEALNIIKNEKIPDAFVCGNDAVAASVISALSKYYPDTHIPICGQDADIAACQYIVQGKQDFTIYKPIIKLAEIAAEYAVALARGENIYSKEFEIKTINNGFGEIPGVWLEPTLVDKTNLDEVIIDSGFHNRTSIYRTN; this is translated from the coding sequence ATGAAATTTAAAAACTTGTTCGTTAATTTTTTTTGTCTGTTGACGTTGTTTATCATCTCATCTTTGTTGAATATATCATGCAATAAAAAAAATCAGAAAATTACAGAAAAAACCGATTCAACTTCCACCCATAAAATAACAATCGGGTTCTCTATAGACACGCTTGCACTTGAACGCTGGCAGCGCGATTTAGATATTTTTATAAATAAAGTTCGTGAACTCGGAGCTGAGACAATTGTTCAAAATGCAGGAAACAGCATTGAAGAGCAGAATCGTCAATTGCTCTACCTTCTTGAAAGAAATGTAGATGTGATCGTCGTTCTTCCAAAAGATGCGGATTCGATTACAGATTCAATTCAGAAAATTAAAAATAAAGGCATTCCGGTTATTTCGTACGACCGCCTGACTTTGAATGCAGACATAGACCTTTACATCACAATAGACAGCGAAAAAGTTGGAGAGCTAATGGGCATCGGGCTGATGAAAATAGTGAAAGGGAACACATGGTATTGCATACTAGGCCCAAAAGAAGATTACAATACAACTTTAATCAAAGACGGTATCACAAAAGTTCTTAGAGGTACTCCTGTGACAATCTCTCATATCTATTATACAGAAGGATGGAATTACGACCTTTCTTATAAGGAAGCATTGAACATAATTAAAAATGAAAAAATACCTGATGCTTTTGTCTGCGGAAACGATGCAGTAGCAGCGAGTGTCATCTCTGCTCTTTCAAAATATTATCCCGACACCCATATTCCAATTTGCGGTCAAGACGCCGACATCGCAGCTTGCCAATATATTGTACAGGGAAAACAAGATTTTACAATTTACAAACCTATCATAAAACTCGCAGAGATTGCGGCAGAATATGCAGTTGCCCTTGCGCGCGGTGAAAATATATATTCAAAAGAATTTGAAATAAAAACCATAAACAACGGATTCGGTGAGATTCCCGGAGTATGGCTTGAACCTACTTTGGTAGATAAAACAAACCTCGACGAAGTGATAATAGATTCCGGTTTTCACAACAGAACTTCTATATACAGAACAAATTGA
- a CDS encoding sugar-binding protein, whose protein sequence is MKKIIAILLAVVTLSTVAFAKAKLKVGVSMPTKDLQRWNQDGANMKAQLEKAGYQVDLQYAANDIPTQVSQIENMITSKCKVLVIASIDGSSLSNVLATAKKKKIPVIAYDRLIMDTDAVSYYATFDNYKVGTIQGDYLVDALNLKTRTKSDPVYMEFFTGDPGDNNINFFFGGAMDVLKPYMDKGVIVCRSGQTEKAQCATLNWSTEEAQKRMENLITSNKYGPKGTKLDAVYCSNDTTAIGVTNALLSAGYTAANFPIVTGQDCDVVSVKNMLKGTQAMSIFKDTRTLASKVVEMVDAILQGKKAPVNDTKTYNNNSKNPKDSKSFIPSYLCEPVFGTKDNYKALLIDSGYYTEAQLK, encoded by the coding sequence ATGAAAAAAATTATCGCTATTCTTTTAGCAGTTGTAACTTTATCAACTGTTGCATTTGCAAAAGCAAAATTAAAAGTTGGTGTTTCTATGCCTACAAAAGACTTGCAGCGCTGGAATCAGGATGGAGCTAACATGAAAGCTCAACTCGAAAAAGCCGGCTATCAGGTAGACTTGCAGTACGCTGCAAATGATATCCCAACACAAGTATCACAGATTGAAAACATGATTACAAGCAAATGTAAGGTTCTCGTAATCGCTTCAATCGACGGTTCTTCTCTTTCAAACGTTCTTGCAACAGCAAAGAAAAAGAAAATCCCTGTAATTGCATATGATCGCCTCATCATGGATACAGATGCAGTTTCTTACTACGCTACATTTGATAACTACAAAGTAGGTACAATTCAGGGCGATTATCTTGTTGACGCATTAAACCTTAAAACAAGAACAAAATCAGACCCTGTTTATATGGAATTCTTCACAGGAGACCCAGGCGACAACAACATAAACTTCTTCTTTGGAGGAGCTATGGATGTTTTGAAACCATACATGGACAAAGGCGTTATCGTTTGCCGTTCAGGTCAGACAGAAAAAGCTCAGTGCGCTACATTGAACTGGTCTACAGAAGAAGCTCAGAAACGTATGGAAAACCTCATCACATCTAACAAATACGGTCCAAAAGGAACAAAACTTGACGCTGTTTACTGTTCAAACGACACAACAGCAATCGGTGTAACAAACGCTCTTCTTTCTGCTGGCTATACAGCTGCTAACTTCCCAATCGTTACAGGTCAGGACTGTGATGTTGTTTCTGTAAAAAACATGCTCAAGGGAACACAGGCTATGTCTATCTTCAAAGATACACGTACTCTCGCTTCTAAAGTAGTTGAAATGGTTGACGCTATCCTTCAGGGTAAAAAAGCTCCTGTAAATGATACAAAAACATACAACAACAACTCAAAAAATCCTAAAGATTCAAAATCATTTATTCCTTCATACCTCTGCGAACCGGTATTTGGAACTAAAGACAATTACAAAGCATTGTTGATTGACTCTGGATATTACACAGAAGCTCAGTTGAAATAG